A single Drosophila subpulchrella strain 33 F10 #4 breed RU33 unplaced genomic scaffold, RU_Dsub_v1.1 Primary Assembly Seq41, whole genome shotgun sequence DNA region contains:
- the LOC119562262 gene encoding uncharacterized protein LOC119562262, with product MQQHFWQRWSSEYLSLLQERSKWRVETSNIKVGRIVLLKEDNVPPLRWQLGCIQEVIPGGDGVIRVAMVRTATGLIKRAVAKLAVLPIDSEIVGTLPLSTGGVCSEQIASA from the coding sequence ATGCAGCAACATTTCTGGCAAAGGTGGAGCAGCGAGTATTTGTCCCTACTTCAAGAGAGGAGCAAGTGGCGCGTCGAAACGTCTAACATCAAGGTTGGACGCATAGTTTTGCTGAAGGAGGACAACGTTCCACCCTTGAGATGGCAGCTTGGGTGCATCCAGGAAGTCATACCCGGCGGGGACGGAGTCATCAGAGTAGCTATGGTCCGTACAGCTACGGGTCTGATCAAGAGAGCCGTCGCCAAGCTAGCCGTTCTGCCCATCGATTCCGAGATAGTTGGAACCTTACCTCTTTcaacggggggagtatgttcggagcagatcgccagcgcctag